A region from the Gemmatimonadota bacterium genome encodes:
- a CDS encoding enoyl-CoA hydratase-related protein → MPSYDLGASPDAHACTRVGPLRALPAAPADDSLSSLTATVAMLSAQAGVRALLLDRATLRRAARLLQHHEAAPEPATGVLDPLPPPWRLHRRERRVDEAIGLLSALRSSPVPVVATTMGPEPLPAAAVALLGAADVVLATRDAEFDFADAFEHLAPAPAAAFLVPGRLSPGAFRHLLLTGRRLGAEQARSLGLVDEVIEPGHLDAHVEALGRRLGALSREAVSQMKRFCAELLEPAVEVRVRLARDHVLRAPAAHDAPQEVDWRSSRSR, encoded by the coding sequence ATGCCCTCCTATGATCTCGGCGCCTCTCCGGACGCCCACGCATGCACACGGGTCGGACCGCTGCGCGCGCTCCCGGCCGCTCCGGCCGACGACTCCTTGTCCAGCTTGACGGCCACGGTGGCCATGCTCTCCGCGCAGGCGGGTGTTCGCGCGCTTCTGCTGGACCGGGCCACGCTGCGGCGCGCGGCGCGGCTCCTCCAACACCACGAAGCCGCGCCCGAACCGGCCACGGGGGTCCTCGACCCCCTCCCTCCCCCCTGGCGCCTCCATCGTCGAGAGCGGCGGGTGGACGAAGCGATCGGCCTGCTCAGCGCGCTGCGCTCCAGCCCGGTCCCCGTCGTCGCGACGACCATGGGACCAGAGCCCCTTCCGGCCGCGGCCGTCGCGCTGCTCGGCGCCGCCGATGTGGTCCTGGCCACGCGGGACGCCGAGTTCGACTTCGCGGATGCCTTCGAGCACCTGGCGCCGGCGCCGGCTGCTGCCTTTCTGGTTCCGGGCCGCTTGAGCCCCGGCGCCTTCCGCCACCTCCTTCTGACGGGCCGCCGGTTGGGAGCGGAACAGGCCCGCAGCCTGGGGCTGGTGGATGAGGTGATCGAGCCGGGGCACCTGGACGCCCACGTAGAAGCGCTCGGTCGCCGCCTGGGAGCGTTGTCGCGCGAGGCGGTCTCCCAGATGAAGCGATTCTGCGCCGAGCTGCTGGAGCCCGCCGTCGAGGTGCGGGTCCGCCTGGCTCGCGATCACGTACTGCGGGCCCCTGCGGCCCATGACGCGCCTCAGGAGGTCGACTGGCGCTCCAGTCGCTCGAGGTAG